CGCGCCCTGCTCGCCGAACTCGCGCAGCTCATGCCGAGCGCGTACGAGATGGAGGAGCTGCACGCGTTCACCGGCGCGGAGGGCGACGCGACGGTCGAGATCCACGCGAGCGACGAGCGGCCGTTCGCCGCGCTCGTCTTCAAGACGTACCACGAGCCGCACGTCGGCGACGTCAGCTACTTCCGCGTGCTGCAGGGGAGCGTCGCGGCGGGGCAGGAGGTGTTCAACGCGACCCGGGGCGCGGCGGAGAAGCTCGCCCACCTCGCGGTGCCCGTGGGGCGCGACCGGATCGAGGTCACGCGGCTGCACGCGGGCGACGTCGGCTGCGTCGCGAAGCTCCGCAACACGCACACGAACGACACGCTCTCGACGCGCGAGCACCCGGTGCGCCTGCCGGCGATCGCGTTCCCCGAGCCGGTCGTGCACCTCGCGGTGCACGCGGAGCACCGCGACGCGGAGGAGAAGCTGCAGCAGGGCCTGCACCGGCTGCACGACGAGGACCCGACGTTCACGGTGGCGTACCAGCCCGAGACGCACGAGACGGTGGTCGGCGGGATGGGGGAGCGGCACCTGGAGGTGCAGCTCGCGCGACTGCGGCGGAAGTACGGTGTCGGCGCGACGCTCACCCGCCCGACCGTCGCCTACCGCGAGACGATCACCGCGAGCGAGCGGGCGCAGGGCCGCCACAAGAAGCAGACGGGCGGCAAGGGGCAGTTCGGCGACGCGTGGGTGCGCATGGCGCCGCTCGCGCGCGGGGAGGGCTACCGCTTCGAGGACCGGATCGTCGGCGGGGTGATCCCGTCGAAGTTCATCCCGGCGGTGGACAAGGGGATCCAGGAGGCGGCCGCGCGCGGGGTGCTCGCCGGGTTCCCGCTCGTCGACTTCCGCGTCGAGTTGGTCGACGGGTCGTACCACTCGGTCGACTCGAGCGAGCAGGCGTTCAAGATGGCCGGGATCCTTGCGTTTCGCGCGGGGGCGGCGAAGTGCCGGCCGGTGCTGCTCGAGCCGCTCGACGTGCTCGAGGTGACCACGCCGGACGAGTACCTCGGCGACGTGTTAGGCGAACTCTCGGGGCGGCGCGGGCAGATCCTCGGGACGGAGCGGGGCGAGGAGGGGACGCGGGTGCGGGCGATGGTGCCGCAGGCGGAGCTGCACCTGTTCGCGACGCAGCTGTTCTCACTGACGCACGGGAGGGGCGGGTTCGTGCGGCGGGCGGGGGGGTACGAGCGGGTGCCGGGGGAGGTGGAGCAGAA
This is a stretch of genomic DNA from Gemmatimonadetes bacterium T265. It encodes these proteins:
- a CDS encoding elongation factor G codes for the protein MRAYGSAEIRNVAVVGHGASGKTSLVDALCFASGTSKRRGSVTAGTALTDFTAEEAERGFSISLGCAAAEWEGCKVNLLDTPGYHDFQGDAIAGVAAADGVLLVVSAAGGGVEVGAEKMFREAVRRADPVLVAVTMMDKEHADFDATYRRLRERLSPKVVPVEVPLGEGFGLRGVMNLFTQKAYVYHEGGRAGEYDEVDVPPAARAAFDRYREALIEAVSATDDALLERYLEGGDIGRDEAIGGLKEAMKRGDLYPVFAVSAERMVGVRALLAELAQLMPSAYEMEELHAFTGAEGDATVEIHASDERPFAALVFKTYHEPHVGDVSYFRVLQGSVAAGQEVFNATRGAAEKLAHLAVPVGRDRIEVTRLHAGDVGCVAKLRNTHTNDTLSTREHPVRLPAIAFPEPVVHLAVHAEHRDAEEKLQQGLHRLHDEDPTFTVAYQPETHETVVGGMGERHLEVQLARLRRKYGVGATLTRPTVAYRETITASERAQGRHKKQTGGKGQFGDAWVRMAPLARGEGYRFEDRIVGGVIPSKFIPAVDKGIQEAAARGVLAGFPLVDFRVELVDGSYHSVDSSEQAFKMAGILAFRAGAAKCRPVLLEPLDVLEVTTPDEYLGDVLGELSGRRGQILGTERGEEGTRVRAMVPQAELHLFATQLFSLTHGRGGFVRRAGGYERVPGEVEQKVVAEYAKRREEALAG